One Amaranthus tricolor cultivar Red isolate AtriRed21 chromosome 10, ASM2621246v1, whole genome shotgun sequence genomic window carries:
- the LOC130826311 gene encoding zinc finger CCCH domain-containing protein 31-like, protein MDARKRGRGEAGVVNANGGFKKQKKELEIGIGSKSKPCTKFFSTSGCPFGESCHFLHHVPGGYQAVTQMINRPLISKVAPPPPPQALNSSDAGVKTRLCSKFNSAEGCKFGDKCRFAHGEWQLNKPVAPTFDDPRVMGAHPMHGRFPGRIDPPAPTGLAAGFGASATAKISVDANLAGPIIGKNGVNSKQICRQTGVKLSIRDHDTDPTKKNIELEGTFDQIKIASDMVHDLVATLSVNGSFKASGGTPAHGPASNSYKTKLCENFTKGSCTFGDKCHFAHGAAELRKSGN, encoded by the exons AATTGGAGATTGGTATAGGAAGCAAATCAAAGCCTTGCACCAAGTTCTTCAG TACATCTGGATGTCCCTTTGGGGAAAGTTGTCACTTCCTGCACCATGTTCCAGGTGGTTACCAAGCTGTTACACAGATGATAAACCGACCACTAATATCTAAGGTTGCTCCTCCACCTCCTCCACAGGCACTCAATAGCTCTGATGCTGGTGTCAAAACCCGCCTGTGCAGCAAGTTTAACAGTGCTGAAGGGTGCAAATTTGGTGACAAGTGCCGTTTTGCTCATGGTGAGTGGCAACTCAATAAGCCTGTTGCTCCAACCTTTGATGATCCTCGTGTTATGGGCGCCCATCCTATGCATGGACGCTTTCCTGGGAGAATCGATCCTCCTGCTCCAACTGGTCTGGCTGCTGGATTTGGTGCCTCCGCTACTGCTAAGATTAGCGTTGATGCTAATCTTGCAGGACCCATTATTGGTAAGAACGGCGTGAACTCAAAGCAGATTTGCCGTCAAACAGGTGTGAAGCTTTCTATTCGAGATCATGACACGGATCCTACCAAGAAGAACATTGAACTTGAAGGAACCTTTGATCAAATCAAGATCGCCAGCGACATGGTACATGATCTTGTAGCAACTTTAAGTGTAAATGGTTCGTTTAAAGCTTCCGGAGGAACTCCAGCTCACGGACCTGCCTCAAACAGCTATAAGACTAAGCTATGTGAGAACTTTACAAAGGGTTCATGTACTTTTGGTGACAAGTGCCACTTTGCTCATGGCGCTGCTGAGCTACGAAAGTCCGGTAATTGA
- the LOC130825941 gene encoding 11 kDa late embryogenesis abundant protein-like translates to MQTGKKAADSAKESTTNMAASAKSGMDKTKPNVQDKADQSEEQLSEAELRKQHAMIHNAAEKDAKAAAAKAGVKIAGGGTRSATTTTTTGTGTGFNDEK, encoded by the coding sequence ATGCAGACAGGAAAGAAAGCAGCTGATTCCGCCAAGGAATCAACCACAAACATGGCTGCATCAGCAAAATCAGGTATGGACAAGACTAAGCCAAACGTCCAAGACAAAGCTGATCAGTCGGAGGAGCAATTATCCGAAGCGGAACTCCGTAAGCAGCATGCCATGATTCATAACGCTGCTGAAAAGGATGCTAAGGCGGCAGCGGCTAAAGCTGGAGTTAAGATCGCTGGAGGTGGAACCCGAAGCGCCACCACCACAACCACCACCGGAACAGGAACTGGTTTTAATGATGAGAAGTGA